The following coding sequences lie in one Synechococcus sp. CC9902 genomic window:
- a CDS encoding peptidoglycan D,D-transpeptidase FtsI family protein: MARRSRPEQRSRRPSRTSTNRTRSRVVSLAPVPPKRLWIVFLILCTGLAGLVGRMAWLQLVQAPVLEEQARQLQTQRTRPLGQRRPIVDRTGRLVAIDEKRFRLWAHPRYFNLPGDPPNLVRPPSDVVELLAPHLAIPASELLIALRTRSSGIKLGEELDPETAKRIQALGISGLDLEAYPQRIYPQASLFANVVGFLNAERVPQAGLEQSRDSDLVRHEQTRSLRRGADGTPLPDNLAPGVFYGDDLRLQLTLDSRLQELAVKALAAQVAQWKAKKGAAIVMDVTNGELLVLASTPTYNPNQYWSFPTGLFREWSVQDLYEPGSTFKPINLALALQEKAIQPDDRVHDIGQLMVGGWPINNHDKKANGLIDFAKVLQVSSNVGMVQAMRQLDDQLYWTWMHRLGIDRRPDTDLPGAVAGQLKTKEQFMTQPIEPATTAFGQGFSLTPLKLVQLHGMLANDGRLVSPHITRGFRSGAALAPAAPPSGQQLLRPEVTRTVLQWMESVVDQGSGKGVQTPGYRIGGKTGTAQKALNGIYLPGAKICSFVATLPIEDPRYVVFVAVDEPQGAHAYGSTVAVPVAKQIIDALLVVERIAPSKPVDLNKPTKS; encoded by the coding sequence ATGGCGAGACGCTCCCGCCCTGAGCAGCGGTCGCGTCGTCCGTCGCGCACGTCTACAAATCGGACCCGTTCAAGGGTTGTTTCGTTGGCGCCAGTTCCACCGAAGCGCTTGTGGATTGTTTTTTTGATCCTTTGCACTGGCTTGGCGGGCCTCGTTGGCCGGATGGCTTGGCTCCAGTTGGTGCAAGCCCCGGTCTTGGAGGAGCAGGCTCGCCAGCTTCAAACCCAACGCACACGTCCCTTGGGGCAACGTCGACCGATCGTTGATCGCACCGGTCGTTTGGTCGCGATCGATGAGAAGCGCTTCCGTCTTTGGGCCCACCCCCGTTATTTCAACCTTCCTGGGGACCCCCCCAACTTGGTGCGACCTCCCTCCGATGTGGTGGAGCTTTTGGCTCCTCACCTAGCGATTCCAGCGTCTGAGTTGTTGATAGCGCTACGCACACGATCCTCGGGAATCAAGTTGGGCGAGGAGCTCGACCCTGAAACAGCAAAACGCATTCAGGCGCTTGGCATCAGCGGGCTTGATCTTGAGGCCTATCCCCAACGGATTTATCCCCAAGCGTCGCTGTTTGCCAATGTTGTCGGCTTCCTCAATGCAGAGCGCGTTCCACAGGCGGGTCTTGAACAAAGCCGCGATAGCGATCTCGTGAGACATGAACAGACCAGGAGCCTCCGGCGTGGAGCCGACGGCACTCCCTTGCCCGATAACCTTGCTCCAGGCGTGTTTTACGGCGACGACTTAAGACTTCAGCTCACGCTGGATTCCAGGTTGCAGGAATTGGCGGTGAAGGCCCTTGCGGCGCAAGTGGCGCAATGGAAGGCGAAGAAAGGCGCCGCGATCGTGATGGATGTCACCAACGGTGAGCTGTTGGTGTTGGCGTCGACTCCGACTTACAACCCCAATCAATATTGGAGTTTCCCGACAGGACTTTTCCGTGAGTGGTCTGTTCAGGATCTCTATGAACCTGGCTCCACCTTTAAGCCAATCAACTTGGCCTTGGCTTTACAGGAGAAGGCGATTCAACCCGACGACCGCGTTCATGACATCGGTCAACTCATGGTTGGTGGTTGGCCGATTAACAACCACGACAAGAAAGCCAATGGCTTGATTGATTTCGCCAAGGTTCTCCAGGTGTCGAGCAATGTCGGCATGGTCCAAGCGATGCGGCAACTGGATGATCAGTTGTATTGGACCTGGATGCATCGATTGGGCATTGACCGACGCCCTGATACCGATCTTCCTGGAGCTGTTGCTGGTCAGCTGAAAACCAAGGAGCAGTTCATGACCCAACCGATTGAGCCGGCAACAACAGCCTTTGGTCAGGGTTTCTCCCTCACTCCGCTGAAGCTGGTTCAGTTGCACGGCATGCTTGCGAACGATGGTCGTTTGGTGAGTCCCCATATCACCCGGGGCTTTCGTTCAGGTGCTGCCCTAGCTCCCGCAGCACCTCCCTCCGGTCAGCAGCTGCTTCGGCCGGAAGTGACGCGCACTGTTTTGCAGTGGATGGAATCGGTTGTTGATCAAGGCAGTGGTAAGGGTGTGCAAACGCCGGGCTATCGCATTGGCGGGAAGACCGGCACGGCTCAGAAAGCATTGAACGGGATTTATTTGCCTGGGGCCAAGATTTGTAGCTTCGTGGCCACATTGCCGATCGAAGATCCGCGATATGTGGTTTTTGTGGCTGTGGATGAACCCCAAGGAGCCCATGCCTATGGCTCGACGGTGGCTGTACCTGTTGCAAAACAGATTATTGATGCGCTGTTGGTGGTGGAGCGAATCGCGCCATCAAAACCCGTTGATTTGAACAAGCCAACGAAGAGCTGA
- a CDS encoding histidine phosphatase family protein, with translation MSLRLLLVRHGLSSFNKERRIQGRDDLSNLTDEGHEQARSLGRTLKEVSIDAVYSSPLKRAASTTASLLEGRGGESPATTFDQGLLEVDLEPWSGQSIEELIERHPDDYSLWKRQPLELELQRRDGSTYKPLVELQAQAHQFIEDLIQRHPVESDATVLVVAHNAILRCLMLALLGEPERGFRRLRVDNTSLSIFNLRPGIGGEGPQVQIECLNNTTHLQPLPPKGEGARLILVRHGETDWNKAGRFQGQIDIPLNDNGRGQAAAARDFLSNVTINRAWSSTMSRPTETAEIILQAHPNAPLSQTEGLVEIGHGLWEGKLESEIRDGWSELLDTWKQRPETVQMPEGETIQDVWARSVKSWGDIATSLKSEETALVVAHDAVNKTILCDLLGLTPADIWAVKQGNGGVTVVDIPSDSGQPAVVTCLNLTSHFGSVIDRTAAGAL, from the coding sequence GTGTCCCTTCGCCTTCTCCTGGTCCGTCACGGTCTGAGCAGCTTCAACAAAGAGCGCCGGATCCAAGGGCGCGACGACCTTTCCAACCTCACGGACGAAGGCCACGAACAGGCCAGATCGCTGGGACGAACCCTCAAGGAGGTCAGCATCGATGCGGTGTACAGCTCTCCGCTGAAACGAGCTGCCTCCACCACCGCATCCCTCCTCGAGGGGCGCGGTGGCGAATCACCAGCCACCACGTTTGACCAGGGACTTCTGGAAGTTGATCTCGAGCCATGGTCAGGTCAGAGCATCGAGGAGCTCATCGAACGTCATCCAGACGATTACAGCTTGTGGAAACGCCAGCCTCTGGAACTCGAATTGCAGCGTCGCGATGGCTCGACCTACAAACCGCTTGTTGAACTACAAGCGCAGGCGCACCAGTTCATCGAAGACCTGATCCAACGTCATCCGGTGGAGAGCGATGCCACCGTTCTTGTGGTGGCCCACAACGCCATCCTGCGCTGTTTGATGCTCGCCCTCCTCGGTGAACCAGAGCGGGGGTTTCGACGGTTGCGGGTCGACAACACCTCCCTCTCGATTTTTAATCTGCGCCCCGGCATTGGGGGCGAGGGCCCTCAAGTGCAAATCGAATGCCTGAACAACACCACCCACCTTCAACCCCTACCCCCCAAAGGTGAGGGTGCTCGCTTGATTTTGGTCCGCCACGGAGAAACGGATTGGAATAAAGCTGGGCGATTCCAGGGCCAAATCGACATCCCTCTCAATGACAACGGTCGAGGCCAAGCCGCAGCTGCGCGCGACTTTCTGAGCAACGTGACGATCAATCGGGCCTGGAGCAGCACCATGTCGCGGCCCACTGAAACCGCCGAAATCATTCTTCAAGCCCATCCCAACGCTCCTCTGAGCCAAACGGAAGGGTTGGTAGAAATCGGCCATGGCCTCTGGGAAGGAAAGCTGGAATCGGAAATCCGGGACGGATGGTCGGAGCTTTTGGATACCTGGAAGCAGCGTCCAGAAACAGTGCAAATGCCGGAGGGCGAAACGATTCAGGACGTTTGGGCCCGGTCGGTGAAGAGCTGGGGCGACATTGCTACCAGCCTGAAATCGGAGGAAACGGCCCTTGTGGTAGCCCACGATGCTGTGAACAAGACGATCCTTTGCGATCTCCTGGGACTCACACCAGCGGACATTTGGGCCGTCAAACAGGGCAATGGCGGTGTCACCGTTGTCGACATCCCTTCGGATTCCGGCCAGCCTGCGGTGGTGACTTGCCTCAATCTCACGTCCCACTTCGGCAGCGTGATTGACCGCACAGCTGCAGGCGCCCTCTAA
- a CDS encoding arsenate reductase family protein, translating to MAEPLQVYSYNRCSTCRKALAWLTDQGIAHDVHDIVENPPSRNDLDAAFAFLGDRKLLFNTSGQSYRALGSAVVKAMSDSEALAALAKDGKLIKRPFVKRSDGSFLVGFKPEVWASGLQD from the coding sequence TTGGCTGAACCGCTTCAGGTTTACAGCTATAACCGCTGCAGTACTTGCCGAAAGGCCTTGGCTTGGCTCACGGATCAAGGAATTGCCCACGATGTGCACGACATCGTGGAAAATCCTCCATCTCGAAACGATCTCGACGCTGCATTCGCCTTTTTGGGCGATCGCAAGCTGTTGTTCAACACCAGTGGTCAGAGCTACCGCGCCCTTGGTTCAGCTGTGGTGAAAGCCATGTCGGACTCGGAAGCCCTCGCGGCACTTGCAAAGGACGGGAAGTTGATCAAGCGACCGTTTGTGAAACGGTCGGATGGTTCTTTTCTGGTTGGTTTCAAGCCGGAGGTTTGGGCGTCCGGTCTGCAGGACTGA
- a CDS encoding CPBP family intramembrane glutamic endopeptidase, producing the protein MSSSSRQVSPRWKVFLAAISLLLAGAIWLSGLVDSLSRPSVSPSLTLQQQELSLLAQPAVPPSLQPVLLGEDPRDALLQALEGSAPADRNDRQQLLLELLRSDQEPPVVENRWLADPLIRRLICERQPSSVDGCVDADVASAAAWRLAVSGLLPLLTVLVGSLLLLVQIVRALRGRLQPWPAVDGPALSLIDVVLLVAGGFVVISAVGVPLVALPLVSSFTAGLESPRREAVTVVINYSVMALPSLFILWRQLKALPRAHAPKGGWLQWRWQPWPGAISSAIGGWLMVTPVVVATGWLLVRLVGDPGGSNPLLELVLGSQDPLALFLLGLTAVVLAPLFEETIFRGALLPVLAKRWGTAGGVVLSALLFAMAHISIGELAPLTVLGIGLALVRVSTGRLLPSVLMHALWNAVTFLNLLVL; encoded by the coding sequence GTGTCCAGTTCGTCACGCCAGGTTTCTCCGCGTTGGAAGGTGTTTCTGGCGGCTATTTCGCTGCTTTTGGCAGGGGCAATTTGGCTGTCAGGGCTTGTTGACAGTCTTTCAAGACCATCGGTTTCCCCGTCACTAACCCTCCAACAACAGGAGCTGTCGTTGTTGGCTCAGCCAGCAGTGCCACCGTCATTGCAACCGGTGCTGTTGGGCGAAGATCCCCGCGATGCTTTGCTTCAAGCCTTGGAGGGCAGCGCACCAGCGGACCGTAATGACCGGCAGCAGTTGCTGCTGGAATTGCTGCGGTCGGATCAGGAACCGCCTGTGGTGGAGAACCGCTGGCTAGCTGATCCGCTCATCCGGCGTTTGATCTGTGAGCGACAACCATCGAGCGTTGACGGTTGTGTGGATGCCGATGTGGCGTCAGCAGCGGCGTGGCGTCTCGCCGTGAGTGGCCTGTTGCCCCTACTCACCGTGCTGGTGGGCAGTTTGCTGTTGTTGGTTCAAATCGTCCGAGCTCTGCGGGGGCGCCTTCAGCCTTGGCCGGCTGTGGATGGGCCCGCCCTCAGCCTGATCGATGTGGTGCTGTTGGTGGCTGGCGGTTTTGTAGTGATCAGCGCCGTCGGCGTGCCATTGGTCGCCCTGCCGTTGGTCTCAAGCTTCACCGCAGGGCTTGAAAGTCCACGGCGGGAGGCCGTCACGGTGGTGATTAATTACAGCGTGATGGCCCTGCCAAGTTTGTTCATCCTTTGGCGTCAGCTCAAGGCGCTGCCTCGAGCTCATGCACCCAAAGGGGGATGGCTCCAGTGGCGCTGGCAGCCATGGCCCGGAGCGATCTCGTCTGCCATTGGAGGTTGGCTGATGGTGACGCCTGTGGTGGTGGCAACGGGTTGGCTTTTGGTTCGTTTGGTCGGCGATCCCGGAGGTAGCAATCCCCTATTGGAGCTCGTTTTGGGTAGCCAAGATCCGCTGGCTCTGTTTCTTCTCGGGTTAACAGCTGTGGTGTTGGCGCCGCTGTTTGAAGAGACCATTTTTCGCGGAGCGCTTCTTCCGGTTTTGGCTAAGCGCTGGGGCACCGCGGGGGGCGTTGTGCTGAGTGCCCTGTTGTTTGCCATGGCCCACATCAGCATCGGTGAGTTGGCACCTTTGACTGTGCTCGGCATTGGTTTGGCATTGGTGCGCGTCAGCACGGGCCGACTCCTTCCATCGGTGTTGATGCATGCCCTTTGGAATGCCGTCACCTTTCTCAATTTGCTTGTGCTCTGA
- the lepB gene encoding signal peptidase I: MSSKVSAIWEFWAPFLFTVSIYLLIRQFAFEARYIPSGSMLPGLQVGDKLIVEKLSYKAKPPRRGDIVVFNSPTAFDPVWMLDAGRPDPLKCGLVTFPGVSWVVDRVLLQRYPECEAWIKRVVGVPGDVIEVNAQGQVSINGKRFEESYVSNYCITGSGMPGCKGLYASVPKGKVVVLGDNRRNSQDARRWPGGPFLPDDQIIGRAVFRFWPPARIGPLSD; encoded by the coding sequence GTGTCAAGCAAAGTCAGTGCCATATGGGAGTTCTGGGCTCCATTCCTATTCACTGTTTCCATCTATCTTCTGATTCGGCAGTTTGCCTTTGAGGCGCGGTATATCCCATCGGGATCGATGCTTCCAGGCCTGCAGGTCGGCGACAAATTGATCGTTGAAAAGCTTTCCTACAAAGCAAAGCCGCCCCGCCGAGGCGACATCGTTGTGTTCAATTCACCGACTGCATTTGACCCGGTTTGGATGCTAGATGCCGGCCGCCCGGATCCCTTGAAGTGTGGATTAGTCACCTTCCCAGGGGTGAGCTGGGTTGTCGATCGGGTGCTTTTGCAGCGTTATCCAGAGTGCGAAGCATGGATTAAGCGTGTCGTTGGCGTGCCTGGTGATGTCATCGAGGTGAATGCTCAAGGGCAGGTATCGATTAACGGCAAGCGTTTTGAGGAGTCCTACGTCTCTAATTACTGCATAACCGGTAGCGGGATGCCCGGTTGCAAGGGGCTGTATGCATCAGTTCCGAAGGGCAAGGTGGTGGTTCTTGGCGATAACCGCAGGAACAGTCAGGACGCCCGCCGTTGGCCAGGTGGACCCTTCCTCCCCGATGATCAAATCATTGGCCGTGCCGTGTTTCGGTTCTGGCCTCCGGCTCGTATTGGCCCCCTCAGCGATTAA
- a CDS encoding inorganic diphosphatase encodes MDLRHLPPSPSPGLINLLVEIPAGSRNKYEYSAESGVMVLDRVLHASVRYPFDYGFIPNTLAEDGSPLDAMVIMAEPTFAGCLIRARPIGLLDMNDHGAYDGKILCVPEADPRQASINSIRQIGASRLEDVAEFFRTYRNLDGRVVTISGWRDVHAVQPLLDSCIKAAN; translated from the coding sequence ATGGATCTCCGCCATCTGCCCCCGTCTCCCTCACCAGGGTTGATCAACCTTCTCGTTGAAATTCCCGCAGGAAGTCGCAACAAGTATGAATATTCTGCCGAGTCAGGAGTGATGGTTCTGGATCGGGTCTTGCACGCATCAGTGCGATACCCATTCGATTACGGATTTATCCCGAATACCTTGGCGGAGGACGGCTCTCCCCTCGACGCCATGGTGATCATGGCGGAACCAACCTTTGCAGGATGTTTGATCCGGGCCCGCCCCATCGGGCTGCTGGATATGAATGATCACGGTGCCTACGACGGCAAAATCCTGTGCGTGCCAGAAGCCGACCCACGACAAGCCTCCATCAACAGCATTCGGCAGATCGGCGCATCACGGCTCGAAGACGTCGCTGAATTTTTCCGCACTTACCGCAATTTGGATGGACGAGTCGTGACGATTAGCGGTTGGCGGGATGTCCATGCAGTGCAGCCATTACTCGACTCCTGCATTAAGGCCGCGAATTGA
- a CDS encoding 2Fe-2S iron-sulfur cluster-binding protein, with the protein MPTIRFEQEGEQVGCIEGANLRRASLDAGINPYKSLNNLNNCSGVGQCGTCVMEVVEGQDNLSPRSDVEEVYLADRPANFRLSCRTTVFGDITVRTKPEEGVGRGSNSLVGAIKSLFGR; encoded by the coding sequence GTGCCCACCATCCGATTTGAGCAGGAAGGAGAACAGGTTGGGTGCATTGAGGGTGCAAATCTCCGTAGGGCGTCCTTGGACGCTGGAATTAATCCCTACAAGAGCCTCAATAACCTCAACAATTGCAGCGGTGTTGGCCAGTGCGGCACCTGTGTCATGGAAGTGGTGGAGGGCCAAGACAACCTGTCCCCCCGCAGCGACGTTGAAGAGGTTTACCTCGCCGATCGCCCGGCTAATTTCCGCCTCAGCTGCCGCACAACCGTGTTTGGTGACATCACGGTTCGCACCAAGCCCGAGGAGGGAGTGGGTCGCGGTTCGAACAGCCTTGTTGGTGCCATTAAGTCGTTGTTTGGCCGCTGA
- a CDS encoding dihydroorotase: MDNTLLLDPVRILPGIGQSVEQGAVLVEKGVLTAFDGDARQKAKALGLPPTEAPEQLLAPCLVDPHSILETPFSGDHETIESLRRCAASGGYGQVALLPRGRTWRDQPECLQGFSKDPKNGVQLHLWGGFSQGGTSERLAPHGDLLEHGAIGLADDDALISPQLLEQGLVLGEMGSCPVLVAPRDPCLQGSGMVREGVETLRAGWPPDPMSSEILPISQLLALHQRHPDRQLRLMNLSTAAAVEQLVAFGDHPPLSSVNWWHLLADRNGLAADDPGWRVRPSLGGGQDRERLIDAVLSQTITAISVHAVSLDDEDMLLPPDQRPPGLCGHHLVLPTLWDALVRQRNTSVEQLWQALSFGPSALIDQPPEELRRGSRRWLLFDPNHEWTVRRDDPQAPRGANMPYLGQAMKGRVVACGLNR; encoded by the coding sequence ATGGACAACACCCTGCTGCTCGATCCGGTTCGCATCCTGCCTGGCATCGGCCAGTCGGTTGAGCAGGGGGCTGTCCTGGTGGAGAAGGGGGTTCTAACGGCGTTTGACGGCGATGCCCGTCAAAAGGCCAAGGCCTTAGGGCTGCCCCCCACAGAAGCGCCTGAGCAACTGCTCGCTCCATGCTTAGTGGATCCCCACTCCATTCTGGAAACACCGTTTAGCGGTGATCACGAAACCATTGAAAGCCTGCGGCGTTGCGCCGCCTCAGGCGGCTATGGACAAGTGGCTCTTTTGCCCCGTGGCCGAACCTGGCGAGACCAACCAGAGTGCCTTCAAGGCTTTTCCAAAGACCCCAAGAACGGCGTTCAACTTCACCTTTGGGGAGGGTTCAGCCAGGGTGGAACATCCGAACGGTTAGCGCCCCATGGCGACTTGCTCGAACACGGCGCCATTGGATTAGCCGACGACGATGCCCTGATTTCACCTCAGTTACTGGAACAGGGCTTGGTCCTCGGAGAAATGGGCAGTTGCCCTGTTCTCGTCGCCCCGCGGGACCCCTGCCTACAGGGGTCTGGCATGGTGCGGGAGGGGGTCGAAACACTGCGGGCTGGATGGCCCCCAGACCCCATGAGCAGTGAGATCCTCCCTATCAGCCAACTGCTGGCGTTACATCAACGCCACCCCGATCGACAACTGCGCCTAATGAACCTGTCCACCGCTGCAGCGGTGGAGCAACTCGTGGCCTTTGGAGACCATCCACCCTTAAGCAGTGTCAACTGGTGGCATCTCCTTGCAGATCGCAATGGTTTGGCTGCGGACGATCCTGGCTGGCGGGTTCGTCCCTCCCTCGGGGGGGGGCAAGACCGAGAACGGCTCATTGATGCCGTGCTCAGTCAAACCATCACAGCGATTTCAGTTCATGCGGTGTCGCTCGATGACGAGGACATGCTGTTGCCCCCAGATCAGCGACCTCCAGGGCTCTGCGGCCATCACCTGGTTCTCCCCACTCTTTGGGATGCCCTCGTTCGGCAACGGAACACGTCAGTGGAACAACTCTGGCAGGCCTTGAGTTTTGGCCCATCGGCTCTAATCGATCAACCACCGGAAGAACTACGCCGCGGCAGTCGACGCTGGCTCCTCTTTGATCCCAACCATGAATGGACCGTCCGCCGGGACGACCCCCAAGCTCCCCGGGGGGCCAACATGCCGTACCTCGGTCAAGCGATGAAAGGACGCGTGGTCGCCTGCGGACTTAATCGCTGA